One window from the genome of Salvia splendens isolate huo1 chromosome 9, SspV2, whole genome shotgun sequence encodes:
- the LOC121749477 gene encoding uncharacterized protein LOC121749477, producing MTAKYCHKASPLTARAKGGSRKRLLRARILAHPHMRWVVGEGNVSFWDDLWLGDAPLRELSMDDRGGPLVRVADFIMEGKWNEAKLRLIQAQAGLTPQVVRKILDTPIIPDGPDVPRWRLSRNGEFSLATTWETTRTQRPTIQGLDDIWKAGLTSSMAIFIWRHISNRIPVDTKLQWRKMEMASKCQCCPHRPGIESLQHLFIQGSGASAVWREFDSWFGGSSPPLRINDTIPDRLKVWAQRVRRQGRKHLGRAMPYIILWFLWAERNRSRHQSVRFKPFNVVWQVQTFIRNGMTNGTYKPKHWKGVLLKVNIPNQAEPRRSRPLAMAIKWNPPEQPWIKLNTDGAYCEDTDKA from the coding sequence ATGACGGCTAAGTATTGCCACAAAGCGTCCCCACTCACGGCTAGAGCGAAGGGTGGAAGTAGGAAGAGGCTCCTGAGGGCCCGAATACTTGCTCACCCACACATGCGTTGGGTGGTGGGAGAAGGAAATGTATCTTTTTGGGATGACTTATGGCTTGGAGATGCTCCTTTGAGGGAACTTAGTATGGACGATAGGGGTGGACCTCTTGTGCGCGTCGCGGATTTCATTATGGAAGGGAAGTGGAACGAGGCCAAATTGAGGCTGATTCAAGCGCAAGCCGGCTTGACACCTCAAGTGGTGCGAAAGATCCTTGACACACCTATCATTCCGGATGGACCGGATGTCCCGAGATGGAGACTATCTCGTAATGGGGAGTTCTCACTCGCCACAACATGGGAAACTACTCGAACCCAAAGACCTACCATCCAAGGACTTGATGACATTTGGAAAGCGGGCCTTACATCCTCTATGGCCATCTTTATTTGGAGACACATATCTAACCGAATCCCGGTGGACACTAAGCTCCAGTGGAGGAAAATGGAGATGGCATCTAAATGCCAATGCTGTCCACATCGGCCGGGCATTGAATCCCTGCAGCACCTATTCATCCAAGGGAGTGGAGCTTCCGCCGTTTGGAGGGAATTCGACTCATGGTTCGGGGGTTCTTCACCTCCTCTCCGGATAAATGACACCATCCCTGATAGGCTTAAAGTTTGGGCGCAAAGAGTTCGGCGGCAAGGCAGGAAGCACCTCGGCAGGGCTATGCCGTACATCATCCTTTGGTTCCTTTGGGCGGAACGCAATAGGAGTCGCCATCAATCGGTAAGGTTTAAGCCATTTAACGTTGTTTGGCAGGTGCAAACGTTCATCAGAAATGGCATGACAAATGGGACTTACAAACCGAAGCACTGGAAGGGAGTTCTCCTTAAAGTCAATATTCCGAATCAGGCTGAGCCACGGAGGTCTAGGCCGCTTGCGATGGCCATCAAGTGGAACCCACCAGAACAACCATGGATCAAACTCAATACGGATGGTGCGTACTGTGAGGATACGGACAAAGCCTGA